In Pseudobdellovibrionaceae bacterium, the following proteins share a genomic window:
- a CDS encoding adenosylmethionine decarboxylase, with product MLFEGSEKKVEIVVRPGLPSFRDKSRKFWDEIVDAAGACILSEVHSSACDAYLLSESSLFVFDQRVVMITCGKTTLVSAALNLVDEVGKASLQSLIYQRKNEYFPDQQHSQFHEDVLFLEGKLNGRSLCLGDPNSHHMHVYHLNEKFFPVANDTTTEILMYDLGEDIRQIFSTPGLTAEQIRLKTGMSEILGGFSIDDWAFDPVGYSLNAVKDDLYYTIHVTPEESATYASFETNLPTERDLSDLVARVLTVFRPQKFDVVGFRPEGACQLRLPGVESYQREIRDLECGYSLTFGAYRVNVSADSKSAM from the coding sequence TTGTTGTTTGAAGGGTCTGAGAAAAAAGTTGAAATAGTGGTCCGGCCTGGACTTCCCTCATTCCGAGACAAATCCCGAAAATTTTGGGATGAGATTGTCGACGCGGCAGGAGCTTGCATTCTGAGTGAAGTGCATTCCAGTGCTTGCGATGCCTATCTTTTGTCCGAGTCGAGCCTTTTTGTCTTCGATCAACGGGTGGTGATGATCACCTGTGGGAAGACAACCCTGGTGTCAGCGGCCTTGAATCTGGTGGATGAAGTTGGCAAGGCATCCCTGCAGAGTCTTATCTATCAAAGAAAAAATGAATACTTCCCGGATCAACAACATTCCCAGTTTCACGAAGATGTTCTGTTTTTAGAAGGCAAGCTCAATGGCAGGAGTCTGTGTCTGGGAGATCCTAATTCCCATCATATGCATGTCTACCACCTCAACGAGAAGTTTTTCCCTGTGGCTAATGACACCACAACGGAAATCCTAATGTATGATTTGGGAGAGGACATCCGGCAGATCTTTTCCACTCCTGGTTTAACCGCTGAGCAGATTCGCCTCAAGACAGGAATGAGTGAGATTCTGGGTGGTTTTTCCATCGACGACTGGGCCTTTGATCCCGTTGGTTACTCTTTAAATGCGGTAAAAGATGATCTTTACTACACCATCCATGTCACCCCTGAGGAGTCAGCCACCTATGCGAGCTTTGAAACCAATCTGCCGACCGAAAGGGATCTCAGTGACCTGGTGGCCCGGGTTTTAACGGTATTTCGACCACAAAAGTTTGATGTTGTTGGTTTTCGACCAGAGGGTGCCTGTCAGCTCCGGCTGCCGGGCGTGGAATCCTACCAGAGGGAAATCCGTGATCTGGAATGTGGCTACAGCCTCACCTTTGGGGCCTATCGAGTGAATGTATCGGCGGATAGTAAGAGCGCCATGTAA
- a CDS encoding glycosyltransferase: MALISVILPTYNRLSLLKRAIGSVLAQSHPNWELIVVDDGSEDGTAQWLKTDSELLALGNRLRVIRVDNGGVSRARNLGVSGAKGEWLTFLDSDDEWLPEKLQMQMTHASLNPHHLLIHGEEIWVRNGERVNPCKHHQKFGGRIFAKCLPLCVISPSTVMIHRDLFQEVGLFNEEFPVCEDYELWLRICSRFEVGFISDPLIIKYGGHEDQLSKRYKAMDYWRVKALAPYLTNFNITDRERTSVREVLEKKCRILLQGYEKHNNMENYDEVSAYLHRCQVPKMRPDESNQFIF; this comes from the coding sequence ATGGCACTGATAAGCGTGATTCTGCCGACCTATAATCGCCTCAGTCTGCTCAAGCGGGCCATCGGATCAGTCCTTGCTCAAAGCCACCCTAATTGGGAGCTGATTGTGGTCGATGACGGCTCCGAGGATGGTACCGCCCAATGGCTCAAGACCGATTCCGAGCTATTGGCCCTGGGGAATCGCTTGCGAGTGATACGGGTGGACAACGGCGGGGTCAGCCGAGCGCGCAACCTGGGTGTTAGCGGGGCCAAGGGAGAGTGGCTGACCTTTTTGGACTCGGATGATGAATGGCTGCCTGAAAAGCTCCAGATGCAAATGACCCATGCGTCCTTAAATCCTCATCATCTACTCATCCACGGCGAAGAGATATGGGTGCGCAACGGAGAGCGGGTTAATCCCTGCAAACACCATCAAAAGTTTGGCGGGAGAATCTTTGCAAAATGCCTGCCTCTATGTGTGATCTCGCCCTCGACGGTGATGATTCATAGGGATTTGTTTCAAGAAGTGGGACTCTTTAATGAAGAGTTTCCGGTTTGTGAGGATTATGAACTATGGCTGCGGATCTGTTCTCGCTTTGAAGTGGGCTTTATTTCTGATCCCCTCATTATCAAGTACGGAGGCCACGAGGACCAGCTCTCCAAGCGCTATAAGGCCATGGATTACTGGCGAGTCAAAGCCTTGGCCCCTTACCTGACAAATTTCAATATTACCGATCGAGAAAGGACCTCTGTTCGCGAAGTTCTGGAAAAGAAGTGTCGTATCCTTCTGCAGGGCTATGAAAAACACAACAACATGGAAAACTATGATGAAGTCTCTGCTTATCTTCATAGGTGCCAGGTTCCGAAAATGCGTCCTGATGAGTCAAATCAGTTCATTTTTTGA
- a CDS encoding AarF/ABC1/UbiB kinase family protein: protein MKKKPLKQIQSNFIGRGFRLAKLTAKVGAKAAGHSLGKLVSSSDKNPEKWSQYLKAQAEILSQELGQLKGSVMKAGQLLSTYGEHFLPPEANELLMSLQHKSPPLEWVRVEKALLQELGQDVLSELAVDPEPFAAASLGQVHRAVIKETGEQLALKIQYPGVEKAIATDLKFLKMMFQLTDLFPSGFQSEAIMEEFKVMLHQELDYEQEARETIWFHNQLRDIPRVQVPRVYQKYSSKRILATEFMDSIPAGDPQVQKWPEETRHEVARLFLNVYMRELFEWGKVQTDPHFGNYRVRLNEEGLPILILLDFGAVRELPYGFQTSYRRMVAGALYHRREDVIAGGRSLGFLRDEDSPEHVDVFVRLCYLVTEPFADPAWKSVPNDLMDSQGRYNWAESDLPQRVARTGTELISQFRLRTPPREVVFIDRKLGGTFTFMSHLGCIIDGRPIITKMVPGSEYASS, encoded by the coding sequence ATGAAGAAGAAGCCCCTAAAACAAATCCAATCCAACTTTATCGGTCGGGGCTTTCGCTTGGCCAAACTCACAGCCAAGGTGGGCGCAAAAGCTGCAGGTCATAGTTTGGGCAAACTAGTTTCCTCTTCAGACAAGAATCCCGAAAAGTGGTCTCAGTACCTTAAGGCCCAAGCTGAGATTTTAAGCCAGGAACTGGGACAACTCAAAGGCAGCGTGATGAAGGCGGGACAACTGCTTTCCACCTATGGGGAGCACTTTTTACCTCCGGAAGCCAACGAACTTCTCATGTCTCTTCAGCACAAATCCCCTCCCCTTGAGTGGGTCCGGGTCGAGAAGGCTTTGCTTCAAGAGCTTGGGCAGGATGTCCTCTCTGAACTTGCGGTCGATCCCGAACCTTTTGCCGCTGCCTCCTTGGGCCAGGTCCACCGGGCCGTGATTAAGGAAACAGGCGAACAATTGGCTCTTAAGATTCAGTATCCAGGCGTGGAAAAGGCCATTGCCACTGATTTGAAATTCCTCAAAATGATGTTTCAACTCACCGACCTCTTCCCCTCTGGTTTTCAAAGTGAAGCCATCATGGAAGAGTTCAAGGTCATGCTCCACCAGGAGCTGGATTATGAGCAGGAGGCTCGTGAAACTATCTGGTTTCATAACCAATTGCGAGATATTCCGCGGGTCCAAGTTCCCCGTGTCTACCAAAAGTATTCGTCAAAACGAATTCTCGCCACCGAGTTTATGGACTCGATTCCGGCCGGAGATCCCCAGGTGCAAAAGTGGCCCGAGGAGACCCGCCATGAGGTGGCCCGCCTGTTTTTGAACGTGTATATGCGCGAATTGTTCGAGTGGGGAAAGGTGCAAACTGATCCTCATTTTGGCAACTACCGAGTACGCCTAAATGAAGAGGGACTTCCCATTTTAATCCTCTTGGACTTTGGGGCTGTCCGCGAACTCCCCTACGGTTTTCAGACTTCTTACCGACGTATGGTGGCAGGAGCCCTTTACCATCGACGAGAGGACGTCATTGCCGGCGGCCGGTCCCTGGGATTTCTGCGCGATGAAGACTCCCCAGAGCATGTGGATGTTTTTGTCCGCCTTTGCTATCTGGTCACCGAGCCTTTTGCTGATCCAGCATGGAAATCCGTGCCCAATGACCTGATGGATTCCCAAGGCCGCTACAACTGGGCCGAGAGCGATCTTCCCCAGCGGGTGGCTCGCACCGGCACCGAACTCATCAGCCAATTCCGTTTGCGAACGCCACCTCGGGAAGTGGTCTTTATCGACCGCAAGCTAGGAGGCACCTTCACTTTCATGAGTCATTTGGGCTGCATCATTGATGGGCGACCCATCATCACTAAGATGGTGCCAGGTTCCGAATATGCGTCCAGTTGA
- a CDS encoding ABC transporter permease, with amino-acid sequence MIEIPLWRLSLAFIPMIIVLIYYARLGIARKNTLIATFRMLLQLSLVGFVLKFLFTSDNPVLISGFLTLMLAMTSWISLQSIKEQRRQLYLRALISLATGCLPTLAIIIFGVLNHTPWYEPKYLIPLAGMIFSNAMNALSLSAERYDKERAYGHSIEDSRKMALQAALIPLTNTFLAVGIVSFPGMMTGQILAGADPLLAARYQIMVLAMAFGSAGLSSTVYLLKSK; translated from the coding sequence ATGATTGAAATTCCTCTTTGGCGCCTCAGCCTGGCATTTATTCCCATGATCATTGTATTGATCTACTATGCCCGTCTGGGAATCGCGCGCAAGAACACCTTGATCGCCACCTTCCGCATGCTCCTTCAACTTTCTCTCGTGGGCTTTGTCCTCAAGTTTTTGTTTACCTCGGATAATCCTGTGTTGATTTCCGGGTTTCTTACCTTGATGTTGGCCATGACCAGTTGGATATCTCTGCAGTCGATCAAAGAACAGCGACGACAGCTCTATTTGCGAGCCCTGATCTCTTTGGCCACAGGCTGTCTACCCACATTGGCCATCATCATTTTTGGAGTCCTCAATCACACTCCCTGGTACGAACCAAAATACCTGATCCCTCTGGCTGGTATGATCTTTTCCAACGCCATGAATGCCTTAAGCTTGTCTGCAGAAAGGTACGACAAAGAGAGGGCCTATGGCCATAGCATTGAGGACTCGCGCAAGATGGCTCTACAAGCGGCATTGATTCCGCTCACCAATACTTTTTTAGCAGTCGGCATAGTTTCATTTCCCGGCATGATGACCGGACAAATTCTCGCCGGTGCCGACCCGCTGTTGGCGGCCCGCTACCAGATTATGGTTCTCGCCATGGCCTTTGGTTCCGCCGGCCTTTCCTCGACAGTCTATCTTCTCAAGTCCAAGTAA
- the nhaA gene encoding Na+/H+ antiporter NhaA, with translation MVTSPLQSFLRLEASGGIVLFISAALAMVFANYSPLISVYEQLINTPIAINFGDFILSKSLLLLVNDGLMAIFFYLVGLEIKRELLDGDLSSPKKASFSILAALGGMALPALLFISLNLGSPSIKGWGIPMATDIAFALGALALLGSRVPTALKIFLLALAIVDDLGAISVIALFYTNEIAASYLGFAGISLLTLTMLNYAGFRNMGIGIILGVITWFFFLKSGIHATLAGVFLAFLTPASSIPGEGEPKPAKTELLDRYIHALHPWVAFGIMPVFAFFNAGVTLVGVDFAEVLQGSVAIGVILGLVLGKPLGIFLFTYIPAKLKWVELPDGITWSQVTAVGFLAGIGFTMSLFIGSLAYTETLSITESKLGIMVGSLIAAGLGLTSLWLTVPNKA, from the coding sequence CTGGTCACCTCACCACTACAGAGCTTTCTGAGGCTTGAAGCCTCAGGCGGCATTGTCTTGTTTATTTCCGCCGCCCTTGCCATGGTGTTTGCCAATTATTCCCCTCTGATTTCTGTTTACGAGCAGTTGATCAACACTCCGATTGCCATCAACTTTGGTGACTTTATTTTGAGTAAAAGCCTCCTGCTCCTCGTTAACGATGGCTTAATGGCAATCTTCTTTTACCTCGTCGGCCTTGAGATCAAACGGGAACTGTTGGACGGAGACCTGTCTTCCCCAAAGAAGGCCTCTTTCTCCATTCTCGCTGCCCTTGGCGGAATGGCCTTGCCCGCCCTCCTGTTTATCTCGCTAAACTTAGGCTCACCCTCCATCAAAGGATGGGGGATCCCCATGGCCACTGACATTGCTTTTGCTCTGGGGGCCCTTGCCTTGCTCGGAAGCCGGGTTCCCACGGCACTTAAGATCTTCCTCCTGGCGTTGGCTATTGTTGATGATCTTGGGGCCATCTCAGTGATCGCGTTGTTTTATACTAACGAAATCGCCGCAAGCTACTTGGGCTTTGCCGGAATCTCCCTGTTGACTCTGACCATGCTCAACTATGCTGGGTTCCGAAATATGGGCATTGGCATTATCCTAGGTGTTATCACTTGGTTTTTCTTTTTGAAGTCAGGAATTCATGCCACCTTAGCGGGTGTGTTTTTGGCCTTTTTGACTCCGGCCAGTTCAATTCCGGGGGAGGGTGAGCCAAAACCAGCAAAAACCGAACTGCTGGACAGGTACATTCATGCTCTCCACCCTTGGGTTGCCTTTGGTATCATGCCTGTGTTCGCCTTTTTCAATGCCGGAGTCACCTTGGTTGGAGTGGACTTTGCTGAAGTCCTCCAGGGAAGCGTGGCCATTGGCGTTATCTTGGGTTTGGTCCTTGGCAAACCATTGGGGATTTTTCTTTTCACCTACATTCCCGCCAAGCTCAAGTGGGTTGAATTGCCCGATGGAATCACTTGGTCCCAAGTGACGGCCGTGGGTTTTTTGGCCGGAATCGGTTTTACCATGTCTCTTTTTATAGGCAGCCTGGCTTACACCGAAACACTGAGCATCACCGAATCCAAACTCGGTATTATGGTCGGCTCTCTTATCGCCGCAGGCCTAGGTTTGACTTCTCTGTGGTTGACCGTACCGAATAAGGCTTGA
- a CDS encoding LysR family transcriptional regulator: MNWLNYHHLLYFRAIATEGSISKASEKLLVGQPALSAQLKQLEESFSEKLFERRNRKLILTDAGKAALKYANQIHDLGSELLEVLNSKSHSAKPRLGIGSMDSIPKNLVVQIIQAARKFQDCHVTALDGTGDELYRLLTAHSLDVIISNHHLIFGDDKSVFSRSIAKLKIGVYGAKPFLPLKKGFPKSLVGQPLILPTQHSKLRHDVDHFFESHKIVINVVADTQDTTVQKLLAAEGEGLIVEPEFAVKVLLAEKKLFKIGYLRGVYEEFFLTSMKRTVANPVASFLMKQFQFTRPTSERA; encoded by the coding sequence GTGAATTGGCTGAATTACCACCATCTGCTGTACTTTAGGGCTATTGCCACTGAAGGCAGTATATCCAAAGCCTCTGAAAAGCTGTTAGTGGGTCAGCCGGCCCTAAGTGCTCAACTGAAACAACTGGAAGAGTCCTTCTCGGAAAAGTTATTTGAAAGGCGCAATCGTAAACTCATTTTGACGGACGCAGGGAAGGCAGCCCTTAAATATGCCAATCAAATTCATGATCTGGGCAGTGAACTTCTGGAAGTCCTGAATAGTAAATCCCATTCGGCAAAACCTCGGCTGGGTATTGGCTCAATGGATAGCATTCCCAAAAACCTGGTCGTCCAAATTATTCAGGCAGCAAGAAAATTTCAGGATTGCCATGTGACGGCCCTGGACGGAACGGGAGACGAACTCTATCGATTACTCACGGCCCACTCACTAGATGTCATCATTTCGAATCACCATTTGATCTTTGGTGATGACAAATCTGTCTTTAGCCGCTCAATTGCCAAGCTCAAGATAGGAGTCTATGGAGCCAAACCCTTCCTTCCTTTGAAAAAGGGATTCCCAAAATCCTTAGTAGGACAGCCACTGATCCTACCTACTCAGCACAGTAAATTGAGACACGATGTAGACCACTTTTTTGAAAGTCATAAGATTGTCATCAATGTGGTGGCAGACACCCAAGACACGACAGTTCAAAAACTCTTGGCCGCTGAGGGCGAAGGACTCATTGTTGAACCTGAGTTTGCCGTCAAAGTGCTGCTTGCAGAAAAAAAACTATTTAAGATCGGATACCTTAGGGGCGTCTACGAGGAGTTCTTTCTGACCTCCATGAAGAGAACTGTGGCCAATCCGGTTGCCAGTTTCTTGATGAAACAGTTCCAGTTCACTCGGCCGACTTCAGAAAGAGCCTAG
- a CDS encoding BamA/TamA family outer membrane protein, with the protein MVLLLRTTILLFFSFGLVLVASAELLKIDGIEISGNERTGTDVILRELGINQGDSISEEALNSRVQRLRNIRIFSQVESKLSRLADDRVKVKIWVHERWTTIPIFKIASGGGVSQTTVGVYDSNLGGRYLEAGAQASKLEDVYSGVVWFKNPRLFDKRLVWDLQLWNTSRVRTKYNQDLDEAVPITGFLHRRDRAYTALTWLMNDSWSLRAGTEFNRDSFSDKFLDPEIKQLLAAKPLPPDADVWLSTIGLQWGQIDYNGHLEDGLLVDLEYGYGAARSDGIKDFHQTNIAFEYKKSFLGRGTFAQRNLSGTTTTQVLQYWYYLGGLDRIRGFSNDRFAGRYYLLNNSEFRWVWWDRPKYIVQSVAFIDALSAGEEFRTLGTLKGASAGVGLRVVLPRVYRFVLRFDYASPLRKEDDMNVSFGVQQFF; encoded by the coding sequence GTGGTTTTGCTTCTTAGAACGACAATTCTTCTTTTTTTCTCCTTTGGTCTGGTGTTGGTTGCCTCGGCAGAGCTGCTCAAGATTGATGGTATTGAAATTTCAGGTAATGAGCGCACGGGCACTGATGTGATTCTGCGTGAGCTGGGAATCAACCAAGGGGACTCCATCAGCGAGGAGGCTCTGAATAGTCGTGTCCAGAGACTGAGAAATATCCGCATTTTTTCTCAGGTTGAGTCTAAATTGAGTCGTTTGGCCGATGATCGGGTCAAAGTCAAAATCTGGGTTCACGAACGTTGGACCACGATTCCCATATTCAAAATTGCCTCTGGTGGTGGTGTGAGCCAAACCACGGTGGGAGTTTATGACTCAAACCTTGGAGGTCGGTATTTAGAGGCCGGGGCTCAGGCATCCAAGCTTGAGGATGTGTACTCAGGTGTGGTCTGGTTTAAGAACCCGCGCCTGTTCGACAAACGATTGGTTTGGGACCTGCAGTTGTGGAACACCAGTCGGGTGCGCACCAAGTACAACCAGGATTTGGATGAGGCCGTTCCCATTACTGGATTTCTTCATCGTCGAGACCGGGCCTACACGGCTCTCACCTGGCTGATGAACGACAGTTGGAGCTTGCGTGCCGGGACTGAGTTCAATCGGGATTCTTTTTCTGACAAGTTTCTCGATCCGGAGATTAAGCAGCTGTTAGCCGCAAAACCCCTACCTCCCGATGCGGACGTGTGGCTGAGCACCATTGGTCTTCAGTGGGGGCAAATCGATTACAACGGCCACCTGGAAGACGGTTTGCTGGTGGATCTTGAATATGGTTATGGAGCCGCCCGATCGGATGGGATCAAGGATTTTCACCAAACCAACATCGCTTTTGAATACAAGAAGTCTTTTCTGGGACGAGGCACCTTTGCCCAGCGCAATCTCTCGGGAACAACGACGACTCAGGTTCTTCAGTACTGGTATTACCTGGGCGGTCTGGATCGTATTCGGGGATTTAGCAATGACCGATTTGCGGGTCGCTACTATTTGTTGAACAACTCCGAGTTCAGATGGGTGTGGTGGGATAGGCCCAAATACATTGTTCAGTCTGTCGCCTTTATCGATGCATTGAGTGCTGGTGAAGAATTCCGTACTTTGGGCACCCTTAAAGGGGCCAGTGCAGGAGTCGGCTTGCGAGTGGTCCTACCCCGCGTGTACCGCTTTGTTCTGCGTTTTGATTACGCCTCGCCTCTGCGCAAAGAAGACGACATGAATGTGAGCTTTGGCGTGCAGCAGTTCTTCTAA
- a CDS encoding acyl-CoA dehydrogenase family protein, whose product MAELSKFDLFNPTEEHSMLRQMVREFVEAEVEPQALEFDRSERFNLSLFRKLGELGLLGITVPEEYGGSGQDAIAAVIAHEELSASDPGFALAYLAHAMLCLNNLAQNGSHEQKQKYLPKLCSGEWVGCMAMSEPHVGTDVMGMKTTAVRQGDHYIINGRKMWITNGTIDEENTPADLVLLYAITGEKNGRPLVSTFLVDPTHPGYEVGQKIKDKTGMRGSNTAELVFQDCKVPLSALVGEEGDSMIHMMKNLEIERLTLAAMSLGIARRSLQVMNKYAQEREAFGKPLSFFGQIQTHIGNSYADYMAAKTYVYNTARMMDINSHGQRLDSDGVKLVATTMGKNVADRAIQVLGGYGYVGEYIVERLWRDAKLLEIGGGTLEAHQKNITRDLIKNAEIQ is encoded by the coding sequence ATGGCTGAATTGTCCAAGTTTGATTTGTTTAATCCCACTGAAGAACACAGCATGCTCCGCCAGATGGTGCGTGAGTTTGTCGAAGCCGAAGTGGAGCCCCAGGCTCTGGAGTTTGACCGCTCAGAAAGATTTAATCTTTCTTTGTTTCGCAAATTAGGTGAGCTGGGACTACTTGGAATTACGGTGCCAGAAGAGTACGGTGGGTCGGGTCAAGATGCCATTGCCGCAGTGATTGCGCACGAAGAGCTTTCTGCTTCTGATCCCGGATTTGCCTTGGCCTATTTGGCCCACGCCATGCTCTGTTTGAACAACTTGGCCCAGAACGGATCTCACGAACAAAAACAAAAGTATTTGCCCAAGCTTTGTTCGGGCGAATGGGTCGGCTGTATGGCCATGTCTGAACCTCACGTGGGAACAGATGTGATGGGCATGAAGACCACAGCTGTGCGCCAGGGCGATCATTACATCATCAATGGCCGCAAGATGTGGATCACCAATGGCACCATTGATGAAGAGAACACGCCGGCAGATTTGGTTTTGCTCTATGCCATTACAGGTGAGAAGAATGGCCGCCCTTTGGTGTCGACCTTTTTGGTTGATCCAACCCACCCTGGATATGAAGTGGGGCAAAAAATCAAAGACAAAACCGGAATGCGTGGGTCCAACACCGCCGAGCTGGTTTTCCAAGATTGCAAGGTGCCTCTGTCGGCCTTGGTCGGTGAAGAGGGCGATTCCATGATTCACATGATGAAGAATCTGGAAATCGAACGGTTGACCCTGGCGGCGATGAGCTTGGGAATTGCCCGACGCAGTCTCCAGGTCATGAACAAATACGCTCAAGAGCGTGAGGCTTTTGGTAAGCCACTGAGCTTTTTTGGTCAAATTCAAACTCACATTGGTAATTCCTATGCCGACTACATGGCAGCTAAAACCTATGTGTACAACACCGCCCGCATGATGGACATCAACTCCCACGGTCAACGGCTGGACAGCGACGGGGTGAAGCTAGTGGCGACCACCATGGGCAAAAACGTGGCCGATCGGGCGATACAGGTCTTGGGTGGCTACGGCTACGTCGGTGAATACATCGTCGAAAGACTGTGGCGGGACGCCAAGCTCCTGGAGATTGGTGGGGGAACTTTAGAAGCCCACCAGAAAAACATTACCCGAGATCTCATCAAGAACGCCGAGATCCAGTAG